From one Rosa rugosa chromosome 4, drRosRugo1.1, whole genome shotgun sequence genomic stretch:
- the LOC133746271 gene encoding uncharacterized protein LOC133746271 isoform X1 yields MSTEENLFLSSVFQRKDVSLDFAVPSNKRVIRISHAKLTGTCSGDGLTDIAYHDICTLADHQVIVSVPDFLLLSERQCYTEKMAEILTKLKVPEFEQPPIIDKIFMEVELADNPEWPIACFIKDITLFHQTINLAYQLESFEKVRIDSLEDTVRQQQCVICKESLDHFEGVEEGIDRGQLMIIHLSCSHLYHEDCIFQWLAKSQLCPLCRHSMAVVEQATPVVEQATPVVEQAILVVEQAMPVVEQAAEPSKPSWWHLRWPMLLTASAGGILTAMLGRWPVRSGKFILDLLENAGIAESNAEIVEAKLIKTELTYHDLFRVKLSAYLVLKSRYRTYHDLFSTQFFWSVIFG; encoded by the exons ATGTCCACCGAGGAGAACTTGTTTCTTAGCAGTGTGTTTCAAAGAAAAGATGTATCCCTTGACTTTGCAGTCCCAAGCAACAAGCGTGTGATCAGAATATCGCACGCTAAGCTGACTGGAACCTGCTCTGGTGATGGCCTTACAGACATTGCCTATCATGATATATGTACTCTAGCGGACCATCAAGTTATTGTCTCAGTCCCTGACTTCCTGCTTTTATCCGAAAGGCAATGTTATACAGAGAAGATGGCTGAAATTCTTACCAAATTGAAGGTCCCAGAATTTGAGCAACCACCTATCATTGATAAAATATTTATGGAGGTTGAACTGGCTGACAACCCTGAGTGGCCTATTGCTTGCTTTATAAAGGATATCACCTTATTTCATCAGACGATCAACCTGGCCTATCAGTTAGAGAGTTTCGAGAAAGTGAGAATTGATAGTTTGGAAGATACTGTTAGACAGCAACAATGTGTCATTTGTAAGGAGAGCCTTGATCACTTTGAAGGTGTAGAAGAAGGCATTGATCGTGGTCAGCTGATGATTATTCACTTGTCCTGCTCACATCTTTATCACGAAGATTGCATTTTCCAATGGCTGGCGAAGAGTCAGTTGTGTCCCTTGTGTCGACACTCAATGGCAGTTGTGGAACAGGCGACGCCGGTTGTTGAACAGGCGACGCCGGTTGTGGAACAGGCAATTCTGGTTGTTGAACAGGCGATGCCGGTTGTGGAACAGGCAGCTGAGCCATCGAAACCGTCATGGTGGCATTTGCGTTGGCCTATGCTGCTCACAGCATCTGCGGGTGGTATATTAACGGCTATGCTG GGACGGTGGCCTGTTAGATCTGGCAAATTCATTCTGGACTTGCTTGAGAATGCTGGGATTGCTGAGAGTAATGCAGAG ATTGTGGAAGCAAAGTTGATAAAGACAGAATTAACTTATCATGATTTGTTTAGGGTGAAATTATCAGCATATCTTGTACTCAAAAGTAGATATAGAACTTATCATGATTTGTTTAGCACCCAATTTTTTTGGTCTGTAATCTTCGGTTAG
- the LOC133746272 gene encoding large ribosomal subunit protein uL22y, whose amino-acid sequence MVKYSQEPDNNTKSCKARGSDLRVHFKNTRETAHAIRKMPLVKAKRYLEDVLVHKQAIPFTRFCRGVGRTAQAKNRHSNGQGRWPVKSAKFILDLLKNAESNAEVKGLDVDSLFISHIQVNQARKQRRRTYRAHGRINAYMSSPCHIELILSEKEEAVKKEAETQLTSRKTAKTRAVAV is encoded by the exons ATG GTGAAGTATTCGCAAGAGCCGGACAACAATACCAAGT CCTGCAAAGCCAGAGGCAGCGATCTCCGCGTTCATTTTAAG AACACAAGGGAGACTGCCCATGCAATTCGCAAGATGCCTTTGGTCAAGGCCAAAAGGTATCTGGAGGATGTTTTGGTCCATAAGCAGGCCATTCCATTCACTCGCTTTTGTCGTGGAGTAGGACGAACTGCTCAGGCCAAGAATCGCCATTCAAATGGACAGGGACGGTGGCCTGTTAAATCTGCCAAATTCATTCTGGACTTGCTTAAGAATGCCGAGAGCAATGCAGAG GTGAAAGGTTTAGATGTGGATTCGCTCTTCATATCTCATATCCAGGTGAACCAGGCCAGGAAGCAGAGGCGTCGCACATACCGTGCTCATGGAAGAATTAATG CTTACATGTCATCACCATGCCATATTGAGTTAATTTTGTCAGAAAAGGAGGAGGCTGTCAAGAAAGAG GCCGAAACTCAGCTGACTAGTAGGAAAACAGCGAAGACCAGAGCTGTCGCAGTTTAA
- the LOC133745162 gene encoding SWI/SNF complex component SNF12 homolog — MNNNNNNQAKNVAVPPHFGNPGAVPQSIPINHQPHLLSQTQPQAQGASHFPGHFQLSEPQAQALAQAQYVNAHAQAQNQAAHAQFVQLQAQAQSLAQLHNASPGVSSPSIATPSTGTAKRANQKPPSRPQGSSQANTGPLFKNMELTPAARRKKRKLPDKQIPDKVAALLPESGLYTQLLEFEARVDAALARKKVDIQESLKCPPRVQKTLRVYVFNTFENQTPTNPEKKDAHSPTWSLKIIGRLLEDGRDPVVAGMPQKSRVKFSSLFKKITIYLDQSLYPDNPVILWESARSPALHDGFEVKRKGDKEFSAVIRLEMNYVPEKFKLSPALTEVLGIETETRARVIAAIWHYVKARKLQNPNDPTFFMCDPPLQKVFGEEKMKFSMVSQKISMHLSPPQPIHIEHKMKLSGNCPAGTTCYDILVDVPTPLEKEMSAFLASTERNKEIDACDELICASIKKIHEHRRRRAFFLGFSQSPAEFINTLIASQSKDLKLVAGDASRNAEKERRSDFYNQPWVEDAVIRYLNRKSAGSDAPGST; from the exons atgaataataataataataatcaggCCAAGAATGTGGCAGTGCCGCCCCATTTTGGCAATCCCGGGGCTGTGCCGCAATCTATTCCCATTAACCACCAGCCGCATCTTCTCTCTCAAACACAACCTCAAGCACAAGGTGCATCGCATTTTCCTGGGCACTTTCAGTTGTCTGAGCCCCAAGCGCAGGCACTTGCACAGGCACAGTATGTGAATGCTCATGCACAAGCTCAAAATCAAGCCGCCCATGCCCAATTTGTTCAGTTGCAAGCTCAAGCTCAGTCTCTTGCCCAATTGCATAATGCCAGTCCAGGTGTTTCGTCACCCTCCATAGCAACGCCAAGCACGGGAACTGCCAAGCGGGCTAACCAGAAGCCACCTTCTCGGCCTCAAGGTTCATCTCAGGCCAATACAGGTCCACTGTTTAAAAACATGGAGCTTACTCCAGCTGCTCGTAGAAAGAAGCGAAAGCTACCTGATAAACAGATACCAGATAAAGTGGCTGCACTTCTGCCAGAGTCTGGTCTATATACTCAGTTGCTTGAATTTGAGGCTCGTGTTGATGCTGCTTTGGCAAGAAAGAAGGTTGACATCCAGGAGTCACTTAAATGTCCTCCCCGTGTTCAGAAGACGCTTCGAGTTTATGTATTCAACACCTTTGAGAACCAGACACCAACAAATCCTGAGAAGAAGGATGCACATTCCCCTACTTGGTCTCTTAAGATAATTGGGAGGCTATTGGAAGATGGGAGGGATCCTGTGGTGGCTGGAATGCCACAGAAGTCAAGGGTTAAATTTTCATCCCTCTTCAAGAAAATTACCATATACTTGGACCAAAGCCTCTATCCAGACAACCCTGTGATTTTGTGGGAAAGTGCTCGTTCACCTGCTCTTCATGATGGCTTTGAGGTGAAGAGAAAAGGGGATAAGGAGTTTAGTGCAGTAATACGATTAGAGATGAATTATGTGCCCGAGAAATTTAAACTTTCACCAGCTCTGACTGAAGTTCTGGGAATTGAAACGGAGACTCGGGCAAGAGTTATTGCTGCTATTTGGCATTATGTGAAAGCCCGGAAGTTGCAGAACCCAAATGACCCTACCTTCTTCATGTGTGATCCCCCTCTGCAGAaagtttttggagaagagaAGATGAAGTTTTCTATGGtttcacaaaaaatatcaatgCACTTATCTCCTCCACAGCCTATACATATAGAGCACAAAATGAAACTTTCAGGAAACTGTCCAGCTGGAACTACTTGCTATGATATACTGGTTGATGTACCTACGCCGTTAGAGAAGGAAATGTCTGCATTCTTGGCAAGCACTGAGAGGAACAAAGAGATTGATGCTTGTGATGAATTGATCTGTGCTTCTATAAAAAAAATCCATGAACATCGTCGGCGGCGGGCTTTCTTTCTTGGTTTCAGTCAGTCTCCAGCAGAGTTTATTAATACTCTGATTGCTTCCCAGAGCAAGGACCTAAAGCTTGTTGCTGGAGATGCTAGTCGTAATGCGGAAAAGGAGCGCCGCTCAGATTTCTATAATCAACCCTG GGTTGAGGATGCTGTAATTCGTTACCTGAACCGCAAGTCTGCTGGAAGTGATGCTCCTGGAAGCACTTGA
- the LOC133746271 gene encoding uncharacterized protein LOC133746271 isoform X2 produces MSTEENLFLSSVFQRKDVSLDFAVPSNKRVIRISHAKLTGTCSGDGLTDIAYHDICTLADHQVIVSVPDFLLLSERQCYTEKMAEILTKLKVPEFEQPPIIDKIFMEVELADNPEWPIACFIKDITLFHQTINLAYQLESFEKVRIDSLEDTVRQQQCVICKESLDHFEGVEEGIDRGQLMIIHLSCSHLYHEDCIFQWLAKSQLCPLCRHSMAVVEQATPVVEQATPVVEQAILVVEQAMPVVEQAAEPSKPSWWHLRWPMLLTASAGGILTAMLVKYSREGDNHTNRK; encoded by the exons ATGTCCACCGAGGAGAACTTGTTTCTTAGCAGTGTGTTTCAAAGAAAAGATGTATCCCTTGACTTTGCAGTCCCAAGCAACAAGCGTGTGATCAGAATATCGCACGCTAAGCTGACTGGAACCTGCTCTGGTGATGGCCTTACAGACATTGCCTATCATGATATATGTACTCTAGCGGACCATCAAGTTATTGTCTCAGTCCCTGACTTCCTGCTTTTATCCGAAAGGCAATGTTATACAGAGAAGATGGCTGAAATTCTTACCAAATTGAAGGTCCCAGAATTTGAGCAACCACCTATCATTGATAAAATATTTATGGAGGTTGAACTGGCTGACAACCCTGAGTGGCCTATTGCTTGCTTTATAAAGGATATCACCTTATTTCATCAGACGATCAACCTGGCCTATCAGTTAGAGAGTTTCGAGAAAGTGAGAATTGATAGTTTGGAAGATACTGTTAGACAGCAACAATGTGTCATTTGTAAGGAGAGCCTTGATCACTTTGAAGGTGTAGAAGAAGGCATTGATCGTGGTCAGCTGATGATTATTCACTTGTCCTGCTCACATCTTTATCACGAAGATTGCATTTTCCAATGGCTGGCGAAGAGTCAGTTGTGTCCCTTGTGTCGACACTCAATGGCAGTTGTGGAACAGGCGACGCCGGTTGTTGAACAGGCGACGCCGGTTGTGGAACAGGCAATTCTGGTTGTTGAACAGGCGATGCCGGTTGTGGAACAGGCAGCTGAGCCATCGAAACCGTCATGGTGGCATTTGCGTTGGCCTATGCTGCTCACAGCATCTGCGGGTGGTATATTAACGGCTATGCTG GTGAAGTATTCGAGAGAGGGAGACAACCATACCAACCGTAAGTAA